The following are encoded in a window of Arvicanthis niloticus isolate mArvNil1 chromosome 1, mArvNil1.pat.X, whole genome shotgun sequence genomic DNA:
- the LOC117695006 gene encoding mas-related G-protein coupled receptor member B2-like, which translates to MSGDFLNKNLSISAWETNTTWLNGSYYFDNPVCVTKFQTMILLSLIISPVGMVPNAIVLWFLGFRIHKNAFSVYILNLAAADFLFLCSQFVFWLYIGIYTFYTIDIKIPFGFYVVPKFAYLTSLSILSTISVERCLSVIWPIWYRCKRPRHTSPITCFVLWAMSLVLGLLEEVVCGIVFSSFDYYWCEILDIITTVWSIALFVVLCVSSLILLVRIFCGSQRIPVTRLCVTIVLTVLVFLIFGLPFGIYWLIDKWVSNIDNIQICNLYQETLFLFCVNSCANPIIYFLVGSIRHRRFRRKTLKLVLQRAMQDTPEEAKGGEKSSPEHPEELEIVQSNN; encoded by the coding sequence ATGAGTGGAGATTTCCTAAACAAGAATTTAAGCATCTCAGCCTGGGAAACTAACACTACATGGCTGAATGGAAGCTACTACTTTGATAATCCAGTTTGTGTCACCAAGTTCCAGACCATGATTTTGCTTTCCCTCATCATTTCCCCGGTTGGGATGGTACCAAATGCCATAGTGCTGTGGTTCCTGGGCTTCCGAATACACAAGAATGCCTTCTCTGTCTACATCCTCAACCTGGCTGCGGCTGACTTTCTCTTTTTGTGTTCTCAGTTTGTATTTTGGCTTTATATTGGCATTTACACCTTCTACACAATTGACATTAAAATTCCTTTCGGTTTTTATGTTGTGCCAAAATTTGCTTATCTTACTAGCCTGAGCATTCTCAGCACCATCAGCGTTGAGCGCTGCCTGTCTGTAATATGGCCCATCTGGTATAGATGTAAACGTCCAAGACACACGTCACCTATCACATGTTTTGTGCTTTGGGCTATGTCCCTGGTGTTGGGACTCCTGGAAGAGGTGGTATGTGGTATAGTGTTTAGTAGTTTTGACTATTATTGGTGTGAAATACTTGATATCATCACTACTGTATGGTCAATTGCTTTATTTGTTGTTCTCTGTGTGTCCAGCCTCATCCTGCTTGTCAGGATCTTCTGTGGCTCACAGCGGATTCCTGTGACCAGGCTGTGTGTGACCATTGTACTCACAGTCCTGGTCTTCCTGATCTTTGGTCTTCCCTTTGGGATCTATTGGCTAATCGATAAATGGGTTAGCAATATTGATAATATTCAAATCTGTAATCTTTATCAAGAGACACTATTCCTATTCTGTGTTAACAGCTGTGCCAACCCCATTATTTACTTCCTCGTTGGCTCCATTAGGCACCGTAGGTTCAGGCGGAAGACTCTTAAGCTAGTTCTGCAGAGAGCCATGCAAGACACCCCTGAGGAGGCAAAAGGTGGAGAGAAGAGCTCTCCAGAACACCCTGAAGAACTGGAAATAGTTCAGAGCAACAACTGA